CGTCGACTTTGCGCGCGCTTTCGGGCCGCCGGCCGAGAGGGGATGGCACGGTCGTCCTGGACGGTGCACATTACGCTTGCCTGGGCGCCGACTATGTCGAAGTGGCGAAGGATGCGGCCGCTTCCACGGCCGCGCGGCGCATCTGGCGGGTGGTCGCGCCGCCGGGAATCGTGGCGGATATCGTCGCGTACAGGCTGGTGTTCGATCGCGCCGAAGGCTTGTGGCGGCAGGCCGGCGCGCCCAGTCTGGCCGGCGGTATGCGGCGCCTTCGCGCGGGTTCGCAGGGCCGCGCCCGGGTGGGCGCGGCATCGTCTTTGAACGTACGGATGACGCCGGATGCCGCCCAATTGACCCGGTTCCACAACGCCTTGAGCCAGGGCCTCCTCGGTGCGAGCGGGGAGCGCCTCGAAGCCTTCCGCGCCTTGCTGGACCGGGTCGCCGGCACGCCGCGGGGCGTGGCGATCCTGAATGCGATGGCCGCGTATTACGAACGGCTCGATCAGGTACCTCATATCGTGCTGGGCGAACACGGCGGCGTGGCCGGCACCAGGCCGTCACTGGATGCGCCGGTGCGCGGCAACACCTGGCATCTGGATCTGGATGCGCTCCGATTCGGTACGACCGAGGCGGCGGTCCAGGAGTTTGCGGCGGTGTACAACAACATGACGGGCCTGCTGCAGAACGAGCACCCGTTCGAAAATCCGGCCGCCGCAGGCGAGCCTGCCCTGGATCCGGCGCTGGAAAGCGCCTGGTTGGAATGGCTGGTGCACGATCCCGACAGGGGACCGCGCGTGGGCATGCCGCTATCGGACGACGAAGGACTGATCACGGCGCGGCAACTGGCGGTGAACTATCTCAGGACCCAACTGCGCGAAATCGCCTGTTATGGGGGGCTGGACAGCTCCGCACTGAAGGCGGCGCTGCGCGGCGCCAGCGGGCGCTGGGAGATGCGGCTCAATCTGTCTCATCGCGGGCTGAACAGCGTGCCACCGCTCCCGGCGGACCTCAGGATATTGGATATCTCGAACAACCCGATCCGTGTCTGGCGCAATCTTCCGCCGTCGCTGCTGGTGCTGGACGCTTCAGGAACCGGCATTTCGGCATTGCCATCGAACCTGCCCCAAAGTCTCGAGGACCTGAACCTTGCCAACAACCGGTTGCGGCGCACCGTTCTGGCCCTGCCTCCACGGCTGATGCGGCTGAGCCTTGGCGCAGGTGGTGCGGCACTGGTGGACCGAACCGTCGGTCCAGGCGCAAAGCCGCTGGGAAGCCATCGATCGGGCGTTGGGGACGCGCGCCGACGCCAAGGAATTCGCCATCTTCCTGGACCGGTTGCGGGCCACCCTCAGCTATCGCGACCCCGCATTCCGGGCGCAAGTCCACGATTGGCTGGCGGAGCTTTCCAAGCCGGATCGCGCGACGCTGCTGGACGAAACGCTGGCCGTATGCCGGGGTGGAACCGAAAGCTGCGAGGACCGCCTCGTCGCTACCTGGAACGACGCCCAGAATCTGCGCCGCAACGACGACATCCGGAACGGCGTCTATGACGAACGTATCGACGAGGTGCTGGATACCGCGCGGCAGATGTTCCGCATCGATATATTGACGGACATCGCGCGGCGCCATGAACGCGGCCATGCGGTGGAGGATCCCGTCGAGCTGTACCTGGCGTATGTCGTGAGGCTGCGCAGCGTCCTCGGCCTGACCACGGTAGCGCCCGCCATGCAGTTCTACCCGCTTTCGGGGTTGAGCCAGGCCGACCTGACGGCCGCCCGGGATACCGTGCTCGCGCGGGAGCGCGAAGAATTCGATGACTTTCTGGTGCTGGACTACGAGCCGTGGCAGACCTTGCTGCGACGCCAGGACCCGCAGGCGTATGCGCAGGCGGAACAGGAAGCGCATCGGCTGCTGGCATCGACGTTCAAGCAGCGATTGCAGGAAGAAGTCGACAAGCTTGGGCTGGATGCCGCCGACCGCGATGCGGTGGAAGATGCGCGCAAGGACCTTGGTCCGTCGATCATGCGCCGTATCCGGTACGAAGCACTGGCGCCGTTGACGCGCGCGCGCCTGCAGACCTTGGAACAGGCGCCGGAACGCGAGGCCGTGGAAGAGGCGGCGGCGCGGGAAGACGCCCGCACGCCGCCGGGCTAGGGCCGTCGACGAAGGGTGCGGCTAGCGCTTCAGCTTGGCCAGCGCCTGCGCCATGGCGTCTGCCATGGCGCCGCCCGCCGGCGCGCTTCGCCCATCCGCGCCGTTGCGGCGCGACCGGTCTCCGGCCTGCCGCGCACCGCCTGCGCCGCGGCTGTCTCCGGACGCGGCCCGCCGGGGCGCAGCCGCGGTGTCGTTCAAGCGCATGGTCAACGCCACGCGTTTGCGCGGGACGTCCACTTCCAGCACTTTCACCTGCACGGTCTGGCCGACACGCACGACGTCGCGCGGATCCTTGACGAACTTTTCCGACAGCGCGGAGATGTGGACCAGCCCATCCTGGTGCACGCCGATGTCGACGAAGGCGCCGAAGTTCGCCACGTTGGTGACCACGCCTTCCAGAATCATGCCCTCGTGCAGGTCGTTCAAGGTTTCGACGCCCTCCTTGAACTGCGCCGTCTTGAATTCCGGACGCGGATCGCGGCCCGGT
The sequence above is a segment of the Bordetella genomosp. 9 genome. Coding sequences within it:
- a CDS encoding NEL domain-containing protein; translation: MRHWWTEPSVQAQSRWEAIDRALGTRADAKEFAIFLDRLRATLSYRDPAFRAQVHDWLAELSKPDRATLLDETLAVCRGGTESCEDRLVATWNDAQNLRRNDDIRNGVYDERIDEVLDTARQMFRIDILTDIARRHERGHAVEDPVELYLAYVVRLRSVLGLTTVAPAMQFYPLSGLSQADLTAARDTVLAREREEFDDFLVLDYEPWQTLLRRQDPQAYAQAEQEAHRLLASTFKQRLQEEVDKLGLDAADRDAVEDARKDLGPSIMRRIRYEALAPLTRARLQTLEQAPEREAVEEAAAREDARTPPG